The following are from one region of the Vitis riparia cultivar Riparia Gloire de Montpellier isolate 1030 chromosome 9, EGFV_Vit.rip_1.0, whole genome shotgun sequence genome:
- the LOC117922016 gene encoding DEAD-box ATP-dependent RNA helicase 21: MKRSIEEDISTTIASTTTTNMKKPVFLTKAQREQLALQRRQEEIAEQKRCAEQQLLQAHSSSANNSSHTASTNKPSDPSLDSRHHRSSRDRDRDRDRDRDRDRGQDRDSERRNRDREREEEAKVRELARLEKLAEREREKELESIKEQYLGSKKPKKRVIKPSEKFRFSFDWENTEDTSRDMNSLYQNPHEAQLLFGRGFRAGMDRREQKKLAAKNEKEMREEIRNKEGVEERPEEAAAQRQKEQAAELYDTFDMRVDRHWTEKKLEDMTERDWRIFREDFNISYKGSKIPRPMRSWVESKLSPELLKAVERAGYKTPSPIQMAAIPLGLQQRDVIGIAETGSGKTAAFVLPMLTYISRLPPISEENEAEGPYAVVMAPTRELAQQIEDETVKFAHYLGIKVVSIVGGQSIEEQGFRIRQGCEVVIATPGRLIDCLERRYAVLNQCNYVVLDEADRMIDMGFEPQVVGVLDAMPSSNLKPENEDEELDEKKIYRTTYMFSATMPPAVERLARKYLRNPVVVTIGTAGKATDLITQHVIMVKGSEKMPKLQKLLDELGDKTAIVFINTKKSADTLAKGLDKAGYRVTTLHGGKSQEQREISLEGFRTKRYNVLVATDVAGRGIDIPDVAHVINYDMPGNIEMYTHRIGRTGRAGKTGVATTFLTLHDSDVFYDLKQMLIQNNSPVPPELARHEASKFKPGSIPDRPPRRNDTVFAH, encoded by the coding sequence ATGAAACGATCAATTGAGGAAGACATCAGCACCACCATcgcctccaccaccaccaccaacatGAAAAAGCCCGTCTTCTTGACCAAAGCCCAGCGCGAACAGTTGGCCCTTCAACGTCGCCAGGAAGAAATCGCCGAACAGAAGCGCTGTGCTGAACAACAGCTACTCCAAGCCCACTCCTCCTCCGCCAACAACTCCTCCCACACCGCCTCCACCAACAAACCTTCAGACCCCTCTCTGGACAGCCGCCACCACCGCTCTTCCAGAGACCGAGACCGGGATCGCGATCGCGATCGCGACCGTGACCGGGGCCAGGACCGTGATTCAGAGCGGAGAAACCGCGATCGGGAACGCGAGGAAGAGGCCAAGGTTCGGGAGCTCGCTCGCTTAGAGAAGCTAGCTGAGCGGGAGCGAGAGAAAGAGCTTGAATCCATCAAGGAACAGTACCTTGGATCCAAGAAACCTAAGAAAAGGGTTATTAAGCCTAGCGAGAAGTTCCGATTTTCCTTCGATTGGGAGAACACTGAAGACACCTCCCGCGACATGAATTCACTCTACCAAAATCCTCACGAGGCTCAGCTCTTGTTCGGAAGGGGGTTTCGTGCTGGCATGGATCGCCGTGAGCAGAAAAAGCTCGCCGCCAAGAAcgagaaagaaatgagagaggAGATTCGCAACAAAGAGGGCGTTGAGGAGAGACCGGAGGAGGCTGCAGCTCAGAGGCAGAAGGAACAAGCCGCCGAATTGTATGATACTTTTGATATGAGAGTGGATCGCCACTGGACAGAAAAGAAGCTCGAGGACATGACTGAGAGGGACTGGAGAATTTTTAGGGAGGATTTCAATATATCTTACAAGGGCTCTAAGATTCCCCGCCCTATGAGGAGTTGGGTGGAGAGCAAATTGAGTCCTGAGCTGCTCAAGGCCGTGGAGAGGGCTGGCTATAAGACTCCTTCCCCTATTCAGATGGCAGCTATTCCTCTCGGACTGCAACAACGCGATGTGATTGGGATTGCTGAAACTGGTTCTGGTAAGACTGCTGCATTTGTTCTTCCCATGCTGACTTACATTTCTAGACTCCCTCCCATAAGCGAGGAGAATGAAGCTGAAGGGCCTTATGCTGTTGTAATGGCCCCTACGCGAGAACTTGCACAGCAGATTGAGGATGAAACTGTTAAGTTTGCCCATTATTTGGGTATCAAAGTGGTTTCTATTGTAGGTGGTCAGTCCATTGAAGAGCAAGGGTTTAGGATCAGGCAAGGGTGTGAGGTTGTAATTGCAACGCCTGGGCGTTTAATTGATTGCTTGGAGAGGCGTTATGCTGTTTTGAACCAATGCAATTATGTTGTTCTGGATGAGGCTGATCGCATGATTGACATGGGTTTTGAGCCACAAGTGGTGGGTGTTCTGGATGCAATGCCTTCAAGCAATTTGAAGCCAGAGAATGAAGATGAAGAGCTTGATGAGAAAAAGATATACCGGACCACTTATATGTTCAGCGCAACAATGCCACCTGCTGTGGAACGGCTTGCAAGGAAGTACCTAAGAAATCCTGTGGTTGTCACAATTGGCACTGCTGGAAAGGCCACTGACCTGATCACTCAGCATGTTATTATGGTGAAGGGATCAGAGAAAATGCCTAAGTTGCAGAAGTTGCTGGATGAACTTGGAGATAAGACAGCAATTGTGTTTATCAACACTAAAAAGTCTGCAGATACTCTTGCCAAGGGTTTGGATAAGGCAGGCTACCGAGTGACAACTTTGCACGGTGGAAAGTCACAAGAGCAGAGGGAAATTAGCCTTGAAGGTTTTAGGACCAAGAGATATAATGTTTTGGTTGCAACAGATGTGGCTGGGCGTGGGATTGATATCCCTGATGTTGCTCATGTTATAAACTATGACATGCCTGGGAATATTGAGATGTACACACATCGTATTGGACGGACAGGCCGTGCAGGGAAGACAGGGGTGGCCACGACATTCTTGACTCTGCATGATTCTGATGTCTTCTATGACCTCAAGCAGATGCTCATTCAGAATAATAGTCCCGTGCCTCCCGAACTAGCAAGACATGAGgcttcaaaattcaaaccagGATCAATTCCTGACAGACCACCTAGACGCAATGACACAGTTTTTGCACACTGA
- the LOC117922017 gene encoding zinc finger protein GAI-ASSOCIATED FACTOR 1-like: MSNLFQGFAEVEQLQSTIIQQSSNRSPNPSENGADGPTPITTALKKKRNLPGNPDPDAEVVALSPRTLMATNRYICEVCHKGFQRDQNLQHHRRGHNLPWKLKQRSNTEVKKRVYVCPEPNCVHHDPSRALGDLTGIKKHFCRKHGEKRWKCDKCSKRYAVQSDWKAHTKICGTREYRCDCGTIFSRKDSFVTHRAFCDASAAENYKANQQIAAAGGMPRNQAQVLFSSPMPTSESSSGANMSMNLSVSNENIDNITRPASLNSPGLTISNNLNQIFNPTTSQECFGSGIGSNNSPMGIGSTYTSATALLQKATEMGAKISDNSIAPVLFRGFTGYSVGSTNSSGSVQETSSVISCSMGPVSATANGLYVGNQETFNKDLDAVDVTPSYAVSHSGLFDSSLFMQMKNQNPADRLEGELFMGDGEKMTVDFLGVEPTAYPSNGKKRSYDGNFMGLEYSNTQQNL, translated from the exons ATGTCGAATTTGTTTCAGGGCTTTGCAGAAGTCGAACAATTGCAGAGCACCATCATTCAACAGTCTTCTAATAGAAGTCCTAATCCCAGTGAAAACGGAGCTGATGGTCCCACTCCCATCACCACAgcattaaagaagaaaagaaatcttCCAGGGAATCCAG ACCCAGATGCAGAGGTTGTAGCATTGTCACCAAGGACTCTGATGGCAACAAATAGGTACATTTGTGAGGTGTGTCACAAGGGATTCCAGAGAGATCAAAACCTTCAGCACCATAGAAGAGGGCACAACTTGCCATGGAAGCTAAAGCAAAGGTCAAACACAGAGGTTAAGAAGAGGGTGTATGTGTGTCCGGAGCCCAACTGCGTGCATCATGACCCAAGCCGGGCTCTTGGTGACTTGACTGGAATAAAGAAGCACTTCTGCAGAAAGCACGGAGAGAAGCGATGGAAGTGTGACAAGTGCTCGAAACGTTATGCCGTTCAATCAGACTGGAAGGCACATACAAAGATATGTGGAACCAGAGAATATCGCTGTGATTGTGGTACAATCTTCTCTAG GAAGGACAGTTTCGTAACACATAGAGCTTTCTGTGATGCATCGGCGGCGGAAAATTATAAGGCAAACCAGCAAATTGCTGCCGCAGGAGGAATGCCACGCAACCAGGCTCAAGTGCTGTTCTCTTCTCCGATGCCCACTTCGGAATCGAGCTCTGGTGCAAACATGTCGATGAATTTGTCAGTTTCCAACGAGAATATTGACAATATAACAAGGCCGGCATCTCTGAATTCACCTGGGCTTACCATATCAAATAACTTAAATCAGATTTTCAATCCAACAACTTCACAGGAATGTTTTGGCTCAGGAATTGGATCGAATAATTCTCCCATGGGTATTGGCTCCACTTACACATCCGCAACTGCCTTGTTGCAAAAAGCTACTGAAATGGGTGCTAAGATAAGTGACAATTCTATCGCCCCAGTTCTTTTCAGAGGATTTACCGGATACTCTGTTGGCAGTACGAACTCATCTGGGTCGGTCCAGGAGACTTCTTCAGTAATTAGTTGCAGTATGGGACCAGTTTCTGCAACAGCAAATGGTTTATATGTGGGAAATCAAGAAACATTTAACAAGGACTTGGATGCAGTTGATGTAACACCTAGCTATGCTGTTTCTCACAGTGGGTTATTCGACTCTTCTTTGTTTATGCAGatgaaaaatcaaaaccctGCAGACCGGTTGGAAGGAGAACTATTCATGGGAGATGGTGAGAAAATGACAGTTGACTTCTTAGGGGTGGAGCCTACTGCATATCCAAGTAATGGGAAGAAAAGAAGCTATGATGGTAACTTTATGGGTTTGGAGTATTCAAACACACAGCAAAACCTTTAA
- the LOC117922527 gene encoding protein FAR1-RELATED SEQUENCE 4 isoform X2, with amino-acid sequence MDSNIIMESAIVEPRDDMEFESHEAAYAFYKEYAKSVGFGTAKLSSRRSRASREFIDAKFSCIRYGNKQQSDDAINPRPSPKIGCKASMHVKRKPNGKWYVYTFVKEHNHELLPAQAHFFRSHRSTDPLKNDARIRRRKILAAGSKQFSAYQNIDCIENYMRNQHDKGRSLTLEVGDAQVLLELFMHMQEENPKFFYAVDLNEEHRLRNVFWVDAKGMDDYTNFGDVVSFDTTYFSDKYKIPLVLFIGVNHHIQPTLLGCALIADETVYTFLWLMQTWLISMGGRAPRVILTEQNNAMKAAIAAVFSDTRHCFCLWHILEKIPRRLDYLTVWYDSFMVKFKKCIYQSYTEEQFENRWWKLIDRFNLREDEWVQSLYEDRRQWAPTFMRDISFAGLSPPLRSESLNSWFDKYVHGETSLREFIEQYKLVLEDRYEEEAKSDFDAWHETPELKSPSPFEKQMSLVYTQEIFKKFQVEVLGAAACHLKKENEDETTVAYTVRDIEDDQNFKVDWNESKSDIYCSCRSFEYKGYLCRHAIVVLQMSGVFRIPSKYILQRWTNAATSRHTISEKLDEVQSKVRRYDDLCRRAIILGEEGSLSQESYNIALCAIKEALKQCASLNNSAETDARPNNLVVHAICGSEEENQDSNTISKDKVPNPKLTSTNKIPKRAEARKEKASNENNASKKGKVPLEAEVMSVGTQDNFHQMELSNMRPAQFHNVMPAQFQNMVPAVFQNVMTTPFHNVASTNLHEKRIPR; translated from the exons ATGGATTCTAATATTATCATGGAGAGTGCAATTGTAGAGCCTCGTGATGATATGGAATTTGAGTCACATGAGGCTGCATATgcattttataaagaatatgcTAAATCTGTGGGGTTTGGTACTGCTAAGTTGAGCAGTCGTCGTTCTAGAGCATCAAGGGAATTTATTGATGCGAAATTTTCATGCATAAGATATGGAAACAAGCAGCAGTCTGATGATGCCATTAATCCCCGACCTTCTCCAAAGATAGGTTGTAAAGCAAGCATGCATGTGAAGAGAAAGCCAAATGGAAAATGGTATGTCTATACTTTTGTAAAGGAGCATAATCATGAGCTTTTACCTGCCCAAGCACATTTCTTTCGAAGCCACAGGAGTACTGATCCACTTAAGAATGACGCTCGGATACGAAGAAGGAAGATCTTAGCTGCAGGGTCTAAACAATTCAGTGCTTATCAAAACATTGATTGTATAGAGAATTATATGAGAAATCAGCATGATAAAGGGCGGAGTTTGACTTTAGAAGTTGGGGATGCTCAAGTGCTGCTTGAGCTTTTTATGCATATGCAGGAAGAGAATCCAAAGTTCTTTTATGCAGTGGACTTAAATGAAGAGCATCGATTGAGAAATGTTTTCTGGGTTGATGCTAAAGGCATGGATGACTATACTAATTTTGGTGATGTAGTTTCTTTTGACACTACATATTTCTCAGACAAGTATAAAATACCATTAGTTCTTTTTATCGGAGTGAACCATCACATTCAACCCACATTGCTGGGTTGTGCATTGATTGCAGATGAGACGGTATATACTTTTCTTTGGCTAATGCAAACATGGCTTATATCAATGGGGGGACGAGCTCCACGAGTGATACTGACCGAACAAAACAATGCCATGAAAGCAGCTATTGCAGCGGTCTTTTCAGACACACGTCATTGTTTTTGTTTGTggcatatattagaaaaaatccCTCGAAGGCTTGATTATTTGACTGTGTGGTATGATAGCTTtatggtaaaatttaaaaaatgtatttatcaGTCATATACGGAAGAACAATTTGAAAATAGATGGTGGAAATTAATTGACAGATTTAACCTTAGAGAGGATGAATGGGTTCAGTCACTGTATGAAGATCGCAGGCAATGGGCACCTACATTTATGAGAGATATATCTTTTGCTGGGTTGTCTCCACCTTTACGATCTGAAAGTTTGAACTCCTGGTTTGACAAATATGTCCATGGGGAAACTTCATTGCGAGAATTTATTGAACAATACAAACTTGTGCTGGAAGATAGGTATGAAGAGGAAGCCAAATCAGATTTTGATGCATGGCATGAAACACCTGAGTTGAAGTCTCCATCtccttttgaaaaacaaatgtcACTAGTATACACACAAGAAATATTCAAGAAATTCCAAGTTGAGGTTTTGGGAGCAGCTGCTTGTCAtctcaagaaagaaaatgaagatgagACAACTGTTGCATACACTGTCAGAGACATTGAAGATGATCAGAATTTCAAAGTGGACTGGAATGAATCAAAATCAGATATTTATTGTTCATGCCGTTCATTTGAATACAAAGGTTATCTCTGTAGGCATGCTATTGTTGTTCTCCAAATGTCTGGTGTTTTTCGCATCCCATCTAAGTATATTTTGCAACGGTGGACAAATGCTGCTACAAGTAGGCATACCATCAGTGAAAAATTGGATGAGGTGCAATCTAAGGTCCGCCGTTATGATGATTTATGTCGACGAGCCATAATATTGGGTGAAGAAGGATCTCTTTCTCAAGAGAGTTACAATATTGCTCTATGTGCCATAAAAGAAGCTCTAAAGCAATGTGCAAGTTTGAATAACTCTGCAGAGACTGATGCAAGACCCAACAACTTGGTTGTTCATGCTATTTGTGGAAGTGAGGAAGAGAATCAAGACAGCAACACCATATCTAAAGACAAGGTACCCAATCCGAAACTGACCAGCACAAACAAGATTCCTAAGAGAGCCGAGGCTAGGAAGGAGAAGGCTAGTAATGAAAATAATGCAAGCAAAAAAGGAAAG GTACCTTTGGAGGCGGAAGTGATGAGCGTTGGAACACAAGACAACTTTCATCAAATG GAATTATCCAACATGAGGCCAGCACAGTTTCATAATGTAATGCCAGCACAGTTCCAAAATATGGTGCCAGCAGTGTTTCAGAATGTCATGACAACACCATTTCATAATGTGGCTTCAACAAATTTGCACGAGAAGCGTATCCCTCGTTAG
- the LOC117922527 gene encoding protein FAR1-RELATED SEQUENCE 4 isoform X1, protein MDSNIIMESAIVEPRDDMEFESHEAAYAFYKEYAKSVGFGTAKLSSRRSRASREFIDAKFSCIRYGNKQQSDDAINPRPSPKIGCKASMHVKRKPNGKWYVYTFVKEHNHELLPAQAHFFRSHRSTDPLKNDARIRRRKILAAGSKQFSAYQNIDCIENYMRNQHDKGRSLTLEVGDAQVLLELFMHMQEENPKFFYAVDLNEEHRLRNVFWVDAKGMDDYTNFGDVVSFDTTYFSDKYKIPLVLFIGVNHHIQPTLLGCALIADETVYTFLWLMQTWLISMGGRAPRVILTEQNNAMKAAIAAVFSDTRHCFCLWHILEKIPRRLDYLTVWYDSFMVKFKKCIYQSYTEEQFENRWWKLIDRFNLREDEWVQSLYEDRRQWAPTFMRDISFAGLSPPLRSESLNSWFDKYVHGETSLREFIEQYKLVLEDRYEEEAKSDFDAWHETPELKSPSPFEKQMSLVYTQEIFKKFQVEVLGAAACHLKKENEDETTVAYTVRDIEDDQNFKVDWNESKSDIYCSCRSFEYKGYLCRHAIVVLQMSGVFRIPSKYILQRWTNAATSRHTISEKLDEVQSKVRRYDDLCRRAIILGEEGSLSQESYNIALCAIKEALKQCASLNNSAETDARPNNLVVHAICGSEEENQDSNTISKDKVPNPKLTSTNKIPKRAEARKEKASNENNASKKGKVPLEAEVMSVGTQDNFHQMQELSNMRPAQFHNVMPAQFQNMVPAVFQNVMTTPFHNVASTNLHEKRIPR, encoded by the exons ATGGATTCTAATATTATCATGGAGAGTGCAATTGTAGAGCCTCGTGATGATATGGAATTTGAGTCACATGAGGCTGCATATgcattttataaagaatatgcTAAATCTGTGGGGTTTGGTACTGCTAAGTTGAGCAGTCGTCGTTCTAGAGCATCAAGGGAATTTATTGATGCGAAATTTTCATGCATAAGATATGGAAACAAGCAGCAGTCTGATGATGCCATTAATCCCCGACCTTCTCCAAAGATAGGTTGTAAAGCAAGCATGCATGTGAAGAGAAAGCCAAATGGAAAATGGTATGTCTATACTTTTGTAAAGGAGCATAATCATGAGCTTTTACCTGCCCAAGCACATTTCTTTCGAAGCCACAGGAGTACTGATCCACTTAAGAATGACGCTCGGATACGAAGAAGGAAGATCTTAGCTGCAGGGTCTAAACAATTCAGTGCTTATCAAAACATTGATTGTATAGAGAATTATATGAGAAATCAGCATGATAAAGGGCGGAGTTTGACTTTAGAAGTTGGGGATGCTCAAGTGCTGCTTGAGCTTTTTATGCATATGCAGGAAGAGAATCCAAAGTTCTTTTATGCAGTGGACTTAAATGAAGAGCATCGATTGAGAAATGTTTTCTGGGTTGATGCTAAAGGCATGGATGACTATACTAATTTTGGTGATGTAGTTTCTTTTGACACTACATATTTCTCAGACAAGTATAAAATACCATTAGTTCTTTTTATCGGAGTGAACCATCACATTCAACCCACATTGCTGGGTTGTGCATTGATTGCAGATGAGACGGTATATACTTTTCTTTGGCTAATGCAAACATGGCTTATATCAATGGGGGGACGAGCTCCACGAGTGATACTGACCGAACAAAACAATGCCATGAAAGCAGCTATTGCAGCGGTCTTTTCAGACACACGTCATTGTTTTTGTTTGTggcatatattagaaaaaatccCTCGAAGGCTTGATTATTTGACTGTGTGGTATGATAGCTTtatggtaaaatttaaaaaatgtatttatcaGTCATATACGGAAGAACAATTTGAAAATAGATGGTGGAAATTAATTGACAGATTTAACCTTAGAGAGGATGAATGGGTTCAGTCACTGTATGAAGATCGCAGGCAATGGGCACCTACATTTATGAGAGATATATCTTTTGCTGGGTTGTCTCCACCTTTACGATCTGAAAGTTTGAACTCCTGGTTTGACAAATATGTCCATGGGGAAACTTCATTGCGAGAATTTATTGAACAATACAAACTTGTGCTGGAAGATAGGTATGAAGAGGAAGCCAAATCAGATTTTGATGCATGGCATGAAACACCTGAGTTGAAGTCTCCATCtccttttgaaaaacaaatgtcACTAGTATACACACAAGAAATATTCAAGAAATTCCAAGTTGAGGTTTTGGGAGCAGCTGCTTGTCAtctcaagaaagaaaatgaagatgagACAACTGTTGCATACACTGTCAGAGACATTGAAGATGATCAGAATTTCAAAGTGGACTGGAATGAATCAAAATCAGATATTTATTGTTCATGCCGTTCATTTGAATACAAAGGTTATCTCTGTAGGCATGCTATTGTTGTTCTCCAAATGTCTGGTGTTTTTCGCATCCCATCTAAGTATATTTTGCAACGGTGGACAAATGCTGCTACAAGTAGGCATACCATCAGTGAAAAATTGGATGAGGTGCAATCTAAGGTCCGCCGTTATGATGATTTATGTCGACGAGCCATAATATTGGGTGAAGAAGGATCTCTTTCTCAAGAGAGTTACAATATTGCTCTATGTGCCATAAAAGAAGCTCTAAAGCAATGTGCAAGTTTGAATAACTCTGCAGAGACTGATGCAAGACCCAACAACTTGGTTGTTCATGCTATTTGTGGAAGTGAGGAAGAGAATCAAGACAGCAACACCATATCTAAAGACAAGGTACCCAATCCGAAACTGACCAGCACAAACAAGATTCCTAAGAGAGCCGAGGCTAGGAAGGAGAAGGCTAGTAATGAAAATAATGCAAGCAAAAAAGGAAAG GTACCTTTGGAGGCGGAAGTGATGAGCGTTGGAACACAAGACAACTTTCATCAAATG CAGGAATTATCCAACATGAGGCCAGCACAGTTTCATAATGTAATGCCAGCACAGTTCCAAAATATGGTGCCAGCAGTGTTTCAGAATGTCATGACAACACCATTTCATAATGTGGCTTCAACAAATTTGCACGAGAAGCGTATCCCTCGTTAG